A DNA window from Leptolyngbya sp. KIOST-1 contains the following coding sequences:
- a CDS encoding macro domain-containing protein yields MLKLKRGNLLDEKTEALVNTVNCVGVMGKGVALQFKRAFPDNFKQYQKACKNNEVEPGRMFTVATDSLLNPRYIINFPTKRHWRQPSQLDDIKTGLTALVAEVQQLGIRSIAIPPLGCGNGGLDWAEVKPLILEAFKPLPHVEVIVFEPAGAPPVEAMAIATSKPPMTAFRASLIRILELYGLPGYSASRIEIQKLAYFLKVAGEPTLQKLAYQRFHYGPYAHDLGHALQGMEGHYIRGYGDGNDRAQIQVLPEGHEAAQSFLAEGQNADPYLERVSQLIEGFETPYGMEMLATLHWVAQEDPRAAVDCEVAIERVQEWSDRKRNLFKPQHLTMAWNHLKAQGWLTV; encoded by the coding sequence ATGCTTAAGCTAAAGCGTGGCAACCTCCTAGACGAAAAAACAGAAGCCCTGGTGAACACCGTCAACTGTGTAGGTGTCATGGGCAAAGGAGTTGCGCTGCAATTTAAGCGGGCGTTTCCAGACAACTTTAAGCAGTATCAAAAAGCGTGCAAAAACAATGAGGTCGAGCCAGGCCGCATGTTTACCGTCGCCACCGACTCGCTGCTAAATCCCCGGTATATCATCAACTTCCCCACCAAACGCCACTGGCGACAACCCTCCCAGCTTGACGATATCAAGACCGGGCTAACCGCTTTAGTAGCAGAAGTTCAACAATTGGGGATTCGATCAATTGCCATCCCCCCCCTGGGCTGCGGCAACGGGGGCTTAGACTGGGCCGAGGTCAAACCGCTGATTTTAGAAGCCTTCAAACCGCTGCCCCATGTTGAGGTGATTGTGTTTGAACCGGCTGGGGCACCGCCGGTTGAAGCGATGGCGATCGCCACCTCAAAGCCCCCAATGACAGCCTTTAGAGCCTCCCTAATTCGGATTCTAGAACTCTACGGGCTACCGGGGTATAGCGCCAGCCGCATCGAAATTCAAAAGCTGGCGTATTTTCTTAAGGTAGCTGGAGAGCCTACGCTGCAAAAACTGGCTTACCAACGCTTTCACTATGGCCCCTATGCCCATGACCTGGGCCACGCCCTACAAGGCATGGAGGGCCACTACATTCGTGGCTACGGTGATGGCAACGATCGTGCCCAGATTCAGGTTTTGCCCGAAGGGCACGAGGCGGCCCAAAGTTTCTTGGCTGAGGGCCAAAATGCTGACCCCTATTTAGAGCGAGTCAGCCAGCTCATCGAAGGGTTTGAAACCCCCTACGGCATGGAAATGCTGGCAACCCTGCACTGGGTGGCTCAAGAAGATCCTCGGGCTGCTGTCGATTGCGAGGTGGCGATCGAGCGAGTGCAGGAATGGAGCGATCGTAAAAGAAATCTCTTTAAGCCCCAGCATCTCACAATGGCCTGGAACCACCTAAAAGCCCAAGGCTGGCTGACTGTCTAA
- a CDS encoding DUF6883 domain-containing protein produces MKLPYGNAANPAQIVEKLETYALNFNHSSGKHTARLFQSKLGITLDNKALLVEALIVAAAAEPALLTTADLYGERYVIDFSMTTAVGTSMVRSAWIIQPGKAYPRLTSVYPI; encoded by the coding sequence TTGAAGTTACCCTACGGGAATGCCGCTAATCCGGCGCAAATCGTGGAGAAGCTGGAGACCTACGCCTTGAACTTCAATCACTCTAGCGGGAAACACACGGCCAGATTGTTTCAGTCAAAATTAGGAATTACCCTAGATAATAAGGCCCTTCTGGTTGAAGCGCTCATTGTGGCAGCGGCGGCAGAACCCGCATTGCTCACGACCGCTGACCTGTATGGAGAACGCTACGTGATTGATTTCTCGATGACGACAGCGGTGGGAACCTCTATGGTGCGGAGTGCTTGGATTATTCAACCCGGCAAAGCTTATCCGCGACTGACCAGCGTTTATCCGATTTAA
- a CDS encoding PIN domain-containing protein produces the protein MIEEIKALLSRYRSLGLLIDSNILLLYVVGLVNRERITRFKRTQQFIPEDFDLLSQIMASFQTIVTTPNILTEVNSFVNQLGEPERSRCISLFGQAITNMQEDHQASATLATFPEFQRFGLTDCGIASAARDRYLVLTDDLRLTAHLQSKNIDAINFNNIRPLSWP, from the coding sequence ATGATTGAGGAGATAAAAGCTCTACTGAGTCGGTATCGTTCATTGGGGCTACTCATAGACAGTAACATTCTGCTGCTGTACGTTGTGGGGCTTGTGAACCGAGAACGAATTACTCGATTCAAACGCACTCAACAATTTATCCCAGAAGATTTTGATTTGCTGTCGCAAATTATGGCTTCTTTTCAGACCATCGTGACTACACCCAATATTTTGACTGAGGTCAATAGTTTTGTGAATCAGCTAGGAGAGCCGGAACGATCGCGCTGCATATCTTTGTTTGGCCAAGCTATCACAAACATGCAGGAAGATCACCAAGCTAGCGCCACATTGGCTACATTTCCTGAATTTCAGAGATTTGGTTTGACGGATTGCGGCATTGCCAGCGCAGCTCGCGATCGCTATCTAGTGCTGACCGATGATCTACGGTTGACGGCACATCTCCAAAGCAAAAATATAGATGCTATTAATTTCAATAACATTCGACCTCTGAGCTGGCCTTAA
- a CDS encoding type II toxin-antitoxin system VapC family toxin: MGLLEAIQGDRIYLDTNAWIYALEGYSAFRPELTQLFGQIQAGALRGVTSELTLAELLVKPLRDQDLAQQARYKKAIANRQNFFIVPVLRDLLVDAAGVRANTQLKLPDAIHAATALRTDCTTFLTSDRQLKKLTDIPVVLLSEVITV; this comes from the coding sequence ATGGGATTACTAGAGGCCATTCAGGGCGATCGCATTTACCTCGACACCAACGCCTGGATTTACGCGCTGGAGGGATACTCTGCGTTTCGCCCAGAGTTAACGCAGCTCTTTGGGCAGATCCAGGCTGGGGCATTGCGAGGCGTGACCAGCGAGCTGACTTTGGCGGAATTACTGGTGAAACCCTTGCGAGATCAAGATTTGGCTCAGCAGGCCAGATACAAAAAAGCGATCGCGAATCGACAAAACTTCTTTATCGTGCCCGTTTTACGGGATTTGCTGGTTGACGCTGCCGGGGTGAGAGCCAACACTCAGCTCAAATTGCCCGATGCCATCCATGCCGCCACCGCCCTTAGGACAGACTGCACCACGTTTTTGACCAGCGACCGCCAGCTCAAGAAGCTGACAGATATCCCTGTGGTGTTGCTATCGGAGGTCATTACTGTCTAA
- a CDS encoding DUF4433 domain-containing protein: MPVWLYHITPISNLATIVQAGTLLAKNRLQASEAAYTSIAYEHIQDRRYSKTVPCGPGGVLHDYVPFYFAPRSPMLGAIHIGNVTGYTSGQQSILHLVTTAEAIAEAGLGFVFSDGHAVMGYTSFYDDLNEIDAAIDWDIMQTKYWRDTEEDGDRKRRRQAEFLVHQAVPWPLIRGIGVMDEAIAAEVNQILRQFGQTMTARLRPQWYYT; the protein is encoded by the coding sequence ATGCCCGTTTGGCTTTACCACATTACCCCCATCAGCAACCTGGCCACCATTGTGCAGGCCGGTACCCTGCTGGCCAAAAATAGGCTGCAAGCCAGCGAGGCTGCTTACACCTCCATTGCCTACGAGCACATTCAAGACAGGCGTTACTCCAAAACCGTGCCCTGTGGCCCTGGCGGCGTGCTGCACGACTACGTGCCCTTCTACTTTGCCCCCCGTTCGCCCATGCTGGGGGCAATCCACATCGGCAACGTCACCGGCTACACCAGCGGTCAGCAGTCTATCTTGCACCTGGTCACCACCGCCGAAGCGATCGCAGAGGCGGGCCTGGGGTTTGTGTTTAGCGATGGTCATGCCGTCATGGGCTACACCAGCTTCTACGACGACCTCAACGAAATCGACGCTGCCATCGACTGGGACATCATGCAAACCAAGTATTGGCGAGATACCGAAGAGGATGGCGATCGCAAGCGCCGCCGCCAGGCCGAGTTCTTGGTACACCAAGCGGTGCCCTGGCCTTTGATTCGCGGCATTGGGGTGATGGATGAGGCGATCGCTGCCGAGGTGAACCAAATTTTGCGACAATTTGGGCAAACGATGACCGCCCGCCTGCGCCCCCAGTGGTATTACACGTAA
- a CDS encoding SNF2-related protein, translated as MPHTNPHRLNDYPWRISYASDTSNPVADFYIPALERSTQYDRKSGFFNSAILSQVAGGLGAFLQNEGHIRLIMSCHLSKTDLQAIQQGYTLRDAVAARLDANLTPPTNFAQLKRLEILSWLIQSDRLDIRIAIPLRHDGQPLDPDEAINTHYIYHEKVCLFTDADGNQIATTGSNNESSGGWNFNVESFHVFCSWEGDRDLARVQEETLRFEQHWHNQIPSVRVFEVPEAVKRKLIRYAPPQKPVWTTDDEFNQRPLTRQEREQLALPDPEPAKEEEPEAQIDEATLAREREMFQAIANIHQDPGCLSACLSSIPIQPWPHQIKILKRAAAEFPRSFLIADEVGLGKTIETGLILRYLLVSQKVKRVLVLAPASVQPQWHEELREKFNLHFWSYIQGEFKDPYGYTTQPTGNPWNSQNLILASSHLVRRKERMQELLDAEPWDLVILDEAHHARRKSPQARKDTPNRLLQLLEQLRDKTKALILLSATPMQIDPIEVFDLLHVLGLEGHWAYGDTFCDYFSSLDSKPDRHLLNFWQTMSADYFARGGQLCPRLQQHLHQQDRMLASQVEDVWRGRIKIINERPYLQDEAFIAASLQFLSNNTPLKDMMFRHTRDTLREYYRLGLLEKDVPRREVCDNAITLEPTREADLYRQVSDYVRHFYRLAQKEQRKALGFLMTLYRKRLTSSFYAIQQSLQRRLDSLLTQQGSGLTADDLADLDDADDAVIEGLEGYMEPVDPREIEHLEALLRQFENTGEDTKLAHFIATLRQELVNRESAIAFTQYTDTMDFLREQLRELYGNQVACYSGRGGELWRDGQWAAVPKELIKTKFRDGEIKILLCTESASEGLNLQTCGVLFNYDLPWNPMRVEQRIDRIGQRYPTVTIHNFYYDGTVEAKVYRKLRDRIGAFESVVGNLQPILAQVPTFIERATMSVDAEEEDVLLSEFDNVLAAPPQRPALDDMVKRDVEADLQDIRRPLPPTAINPEAIEEAFTQSVLLQTKGVHFTPVEPGIWQMSYGQWANPVTFQPALFADKPSLRLMTWGDPLFHQLLIQVL; from the coding sequence ATGCCTCACACCAACCCTCACCGCCTGAACGACTACCCTTGGCGCATCAGCTACGCCAGCGATACCAGCAACCCCGTCGCCGACTTCTACATCCCCGCGCTCGAACGCTCCACCCAGTATGATCGCAAATCCGGCTTCTTCAACAGCGCCATCCTCAGCCAGGTCGCCGGAGGGCTGGGGGCCTTCCTCCAAAACGAAGGCCACATCCGGCTGATCATGAGCTGCCACCTCAGCAAAACCGACCTTCAGGCTATTCAGCAGGGCTACACCCTCCGCGATGCCGTTGCCGCCCGCCTCGATGCCAACCTCACCCCACCCACCAACTTTGCCCAGCTCAAACGCCTCGAAATTCTCAGCTGGCTGATTCAGAGCGATCGCCTCGACATCCGCATCGCCATTCCCCTGCGCCACGACGGGCAACCCCTCGACCCCGACGAGGCCATCAACACCCACTACATCTATCACGAGAAAGTCTGCCTCTTCACCGACGCCGACGGCAACCAAATCGCCACCACTGGCTCCAACAACGAGTCCAGCGGCGGCTGGAACTTCAACGTCGAATCGTTCCACGTCTTCTGCTCCTGGGAGGGCGATCGCGACCTGGCCCGCGTCCAGGAAGAAACGCTGCGGTTCGAACAGCACTGGCACAACCAAATCCCTAGCGTGCGCGTGTTTGAAGTGCCCGAAGCCGTCAAACGCAAGCTGATCCGCTACGCCCCACCCCAAAAGCCAGTTTGGACAACCGACGACGAATTTAACCAGCGCCCCCTCACCCGGCAAGAGCGGGAGCAGCTAGCGCTTCCTGACCCAGAGCCTGCAAAGGAAGAGGAACCAGAGGCCCAGATCGATGAGGCCACTCTGGCTAGGGAACGGGAGATGTTTCAGGCAATCGCCAACATCCACCAAGACCCCGGCTGCCTGAGCGCCTGCCTCAGCTCCATCCCTATCCAGCCCTGGCCCCACCAGATCAAAATCCTCAAACGTGCCGCCGCCGAATTTCCCCGTAGCTTCTTGATCGCCGATGAAGTGGGCCTGGGCAAAACCATCGAGACTGGGCTGATCCTCCGCTACCTGCTGGTGTCCCAAAAGGTCAAGCGCGTCCTCGTGCTGGCCCCTGCCAGCGTTCAGCCCCAGTGGCACGAAGAACTGCGTGAAAAATTTAACCTCCATTTCTGGAGCTACATCCAGGGCGAGTTTAAAGACCCCTACGGCTACACCACCCAGCCTACCGGCAACCCGTGGAATAGCCAAAACTTGATTCTGGCCTCCAGCCACCTAGTTCGCCGCAAAGAGCGCATGCAAGAACTGCTCGATGCCGAACCTTGGGATCTAGTCATTCTCGACGAGGCCCACCACGCCCGCCGCAAATCGCCCCAGGCCCGCAAAGATACCCCCAACCGCCTGCTGCAACTGCTGGAGCAGCTGCGCGACAAAACCAAAGCGCTGATTTTGCTCTCGGCCACGCCGATGCAAATTGACCCCATCGAAGTCTTTGACCTGCTGCATGTGCTGGGGCTAGAGGGCCACTGGGCCTACGGCGATACCTTCTGCGACTACTTCTCATCGCTGGATAGCAAGCCCGATCGCCACCTGCTGAACTTCTGGCAAACGATGTCTGCCGACTACTTTGCCCGTGGTGGCCAGCTCTGCCCCCGGCTTCAGCAGCACCTCCACCAGCAAGACCGGATGCTAGCCAGTCAAGTCGAGGATGTATGGCGAGGTCGCATCAAAATCATCAACGAACGCCCCTACCTGCAAGACGAAGCCTTTATCGCCGCCTCCCTCCAATTCCTCTCCAATAACACCCCCCTCAAAGACATGATGTTCCGCCACACGCGGGATACCCTGCGGGAGTACTACCGCCTCGGCTTGCTAGAAAAAGACGTCCCCCGCCGCGAAGTGTGCGACAACGCCATTACCCTAGAACCCACCCGCGAAGCTGACCTCTACCGCCAAGTCAGCGACTACGTGCGCCACTTCTACCGCCTCGCCCAAAAGGAACAGCGCAAAGCTCTGGGCTTTTTGATGACCCTATACCGCAAGCGACTGACCAGCTCCTTCTACGCCATCCAGCAATCCCTCCAGCGGCGGCTCGACTCCCTTCTCACCCAGCAAGGCAGCGGCCTCACCGCCGATGACCTGGCCGATTTGGACGATGCCGACGATGCGGTGATCGAAGGGCTAGAGGGCTACATGGAGCCCGTAGACCCAAGGGAGATTGAGCACCTAGAAGCCCTGCTGCGACAGTTTGAGAACACCGGGGAAGATACCAAGCTGGCCCACTTCATTGCTACCCTGCGGCAGGAGCTGGTGAACCGGGAAAGCGCGATCGCCTTCACCCAGTACACCGACACCATGGACTTTCTGCGCGAGCAATTGCGGGAACTCTACGGCAACCAGGTGGCCTGCTACTCCGGGCGGGGTGGCGAGCTGTGGCGCGATGGCCAGTGGGCAGCGGTGCCCAAGGAGCTGATCAAAACCAAATTTCGCGATGGCGAGATTAAAATTCTGCTCTGTACAGAATCTGCCAGCGAGGGCCTGAACCTGCAAACTTGCGGGGTGCTGTTTAACTATGACCTGCCCTGGAACCCCATGCGGGTGGAGCAGCGTATTGACCGGATTGGCCAACGTTACCCAACCGTCACCATCCACAATTTCTATTACGACGGCACGGTGGAAGCGAAGGTGTATCGGAAATTGCGCGATCGCATTGGGGCCTTTGAGTCAGTGGTCGGCAACCTCCAGCCCATTCTGGCCCAGGTGCCCACCTTCATCGAGCGAGCCACCATGAGCGTCGATGCCGAAGAAGAAGACGTGCTGCTCTCTGAGTTCGACAATGTCCTGGCGGCTCCGCCTCAGCGTCCAGCCCTTGATGACATGGTGAAGCGCGATGTAGAGGCCGACCTGCAAGACATTCGGCGACCGTTACCTCCCACTGCCATTAACCCAGAGGCGATCGAAGAGGCATTCACTCAATCGGTTCTCCTACA
- a CDS encoding DUF1156 domain-containing protein: MTEPKPTRPAVFIEKIFPVTLLNRQVYYEHGGNPFKGLHRWYSRKPLSFSRASVLGSLLPDTVTMEEFEYLLGLNRRVDGHSDSTTKLYKTPPSPERIKQVHDLCEQTWGTRTPTVLDAFAGGGSIPFEAVRYGLNVLASDLNPVAVVTMKAAMEYPLKFGPDLQHEIDKWVKWVGDEAEKRLAEFFPSQEGETVQNYLWAHTVVCPSCESVVPLSPNWWLYKRPEKQNLNKWCAVKPIPNLPEKRVDFELVKGPKGKGTTIQTDEGDFAPEDFATLSRGIGKCCNCGNVIEGDVIKSQGSTTELGHQLYAVAYKQGESSLLFRSPSEIDLCAISKAQDYLEKEWSNLVLSGMLPEIELEYAHETHERQSLPEYGLTHWHKFFNPRQLLTLVTYVEILNDVKGKIRLGYELDQVNAISTYLAFVFDRCVDRNCRLSIWHTARSSVERASTQHSLNLTWNYPEINGALELWRSCADAFISDYEILCKQIGSDRPNLLNFQPNPPSPIPVAQSSRLQISLEETMGESKPEACATIEGNDLVAQPSRLQISKEISMEKSKPEACATIVMASADNLAHIADKSLDAIVTDPPYYATIQYSELSDFFYVWQKRVLGDIFPELYLSELTDKDREAVANPSRFRNMGESAEELANRDYEAKMALAFAEYYRVLRDDGVMTVQFNHKDSGAWDVLAKSLIDAGFEITASWAVSTENPQNLHQAQKNSVSSTVLLVCRKRDPNAGSAWWDDLRPELANLVEQRAPEFEANDIGGIDLYLSAFGPALNVFSRAWPVLDSSGVEMRPEVAFGEARKAVANYRFRKLLEADTAGFDPLTQWYILAWDAFRAREFPFDEARQLALAVGGFNVSDLAKTHKLIDSASGTCKLLTPQQRLKKRAFSTNPDEFTAAALVDGLHAIIALYLEEQSIDPVRRFLKTTGLLSNDLFMRAWEVALKAIPHIGDERKRMVEEKALADLWLAMDEIQAKVLYVQPELALEEGQMGLF; encoded by the coding sequence ATGACCGAACCAAAACCCACCCGCCCTGCTGTGTTCATCGAGAAGATCTTCCCGGTGACGCTGCTGAATAGGCAGGTGTATTACGAGCATGGGGGCAACCCGTTTAAGGGGCTGCATCGGTGGTATTCGCGCAAGCCGCTGTCGTTTAGCCGGGCGAGTGTGTTGGGCTCGCTGCTGCCGGATACGGTGACGATGGAGGAGTTTGAGTATCTGCTGGGGCTAAACCGGCGGGTGGATGGGCACTCGGACAGCACGACGAAGCTGTATAAGACGCCGCCGAGCCCGGAGCGGATTAAGCAGGTGCATGACCTGTGTGAGCAGACCTGGGGCACGCGCACGCCGACGGTGCTGGATGCGTTTGCGGGGGGTGGCAGCATTCCGTTTGAGGCGGTGCGGTATGGGCTGAATGTGCTGGCGAGCGACCTGAACCCGGTGGCGGTGGTGACGATGAAGGCGGCGATGGAATACCCGCTAAAGTTTGGGCCAGATTTGCAGCATGAGATTGATAAGTGGGTGAAGTGGGTTGGCGATGAGGCGGAGAAGCGGTTAGCGGAGTTTTTTCCGTCGCAGGAGGGGGAGACAGTTCAGAACTATTTGTGGGCACATACGGTGGTGTGCCCGAGTTGTGAGTCGGTGGTGCCGTTGAGTCCAAACTGGTGGCTGTATAAACGACCAGAAAAGCAGAACTTGAATAAGTGGTGTGCGGTGAAGCCGATTCCAAATCTGCCGGAAAAACGAGTGGATTTTGAGTTAGTGAAGGGGCCAAAGGGAAAGGGCACAACGATTCAGACGGATGAAGGGGATTTTGCTCCAGAGGATTTTGCAACCCTAAGCCGTGGAATTGGGAAATGCTGTAACTGTGGAAATGTCATTGAGGGAGATGTAATCAAGTCTCAGGGCTCCACAACTGAGCTAGGACATCAACTTTATGCAGTTGCTTACAAGCAAGGGGAAAGCAGTCTTCTATTCAGAAGTCCGTCTGAAATTGATTTATGTGCCATCTCAAAAGCCCAAGACTACTTAGAGAAAGAATGGTCTAATCTTGTTTTATCAGGAATGTTACCTGAAATTGAGCTGGAATATGCTCACGAAACTCATGAAAGACAATCTTTGCCTGAGTATGGCTTGACGCATTGGCATAAGTTTTTTAATCCTCGACAATTATTAACTTTAGTGACTTATGTTGAAATTCTCAATGATGTCAAGGGAAAAATAAGGTTAGGGTATGAGCTAGATCAGGTAAACGCAATTTCTACATATCTAGCTTTTGTTTTTGATAGATGCGTTGACAGGAATTGCAGGCTCTCTATTTGGCATACGGCGAGGTCATCAGTTGAGAGAGCTTCTACCCAGCATTCGTTAAACTTAACATGGAATTATCCTGAAATAAATGGTGCTTTAGAGCTTTGGCGATCATGCGCTGATGCTTTTATTTCAGACTACGAAATTCTCTGTAAACAAATTGGCTCGGATCGTCCCAACCTTTTGAATTTCCAGCCAAATCCCCCATCCCCCATCCCCGTCGCGCAATCGTCCCGATTGCAAATCTCACTAGAAGAAACTATGGGGGAAAGCAAGCCGGAGGCTTGCGCGACGATTGAGGGGAACGATCTCGTCGCGCAACCGTCCCGGTTGCAAATCTCAAAGGAGATATCTATGGAGAAAAGCAAGCCGGAGGCTTGCGCGACGATTGTGATGGCTTCGGCGGATAACCTCGCCCATATTGCAGACAAATCTTTGGATGCGATCGTTACCGACCCGCCCTACTACGCCACCATTCAATATTCTGAACTGTCCGACTTCTTCTACGTCTGGCAAAAGCGAGTTCTCGGCGATATCTTCCCCGAACTCTACCTTTCAGAACTCACCGACAAAGACCGCGAAGCCGTCGCCAACCCTTCCCGCTTCCGCAACATGGGCGAGTCTGCCGAAGAACTCGCCAACCGCGACTACGAAGCCAAAATGGCTCTCGCCTTTGCCGAATACTACCGCGTCCTCCGCGACGACGGCGTCATGACCGTCCAGTTCAACCACAAAGACTCCGGTGCCTGGGACGTGCTCGCCAAATCCCTCATCGACGCAGGCTTTGAAATCACCGCCAGCTGGGCCGTCAGCACCGAGAACCCGCAAAACCTGCACCAGGCCCAGAAAAACTCTGTCTCCAGCACCGTGCTGCTGGTCTGCCGCAAGCGCGACCCCAACGCCGGTTCCGCCTGGTGGGATGACCTGCGCCCCGAACTCGCCAACCTCGTCGAGCAACGCGCCCCCGAATTTGAAGCCAACGACATCGGCGGCATCGACCTCTACCTCAGCGCCTTTGGCCCCGCCCTCAACGTCTTTAGCCGTGCCTGGCCCGTACTCGACAGCTCCGGCGTCGAAATGCGCCCCGAAGTCGCCTTTGGGGAAGCTCGTAAAGCCGTAGCAAACTACCGCTTCCGCAAACTGCTCGAAGCCGACACCGCCGGGTTTGACCCCCTCACCCAATGGTACATCCTCGCCTGGGATGCCTTCCGCGCCCGCGAGTTCCCCTTCGATGAAGCTCGGCAGCTCGCCCTCGCCGTCGGCGGCTTCAACGTCAGCGACCTGGCCAAAACCCACAAGCTGATCGACTCCGCCAGCGGCACCTGCAAACTGCTCACCCCCCAGCAGCGCCTCAAAAAACGCGCCTTCTCCACCAACCCCGACGAGTTTACCGCCGCTGCCCTAGTCGATGGCCTCCACGCCATCATCGCCCTCTACCTCGAAGAGCAAAGCATCGACCCCGTCCGCCGCTTCCTCAAAACCACCGGCCTACTCAGCAACGACCTCTTCATGCGCGCCTGGGAAGTCGCCCTCAAGGCGATCCCCCACATCGGCGACGAACGCAAACGCATGGTGGAAGAGAAGGCGCTGGCCGACCTGTGGCTAGCGATGGACGAGATTCAGGCCAAGGTGCTCTACGTGCAGCCAGAGCTGGCGCTTGAAGAAGGGCAAATGGGTTTGTTTTAG
- a CDS encoding DUF4926 domain-containing protein, giving the protein MKPIHLHDMVALMEDIPAQRFPFGGQILLRRGQVGTVVEELGDGEAFEIEFSRSDGQAYAILAIRAEQLLPLYYEPVELAAAS; this is encoded by the coding sequence ATGAAGCCCATCCATCTCCATGACATGGTTGCCCTGATGGAAGATATTCCGGCTCAGCGTTTTCCTTTTGGGGGGCAAATTTTACTGCGGCGAGGACAAGTCGGTACGGTGGTTGAGGAGTTGGGAGATGGCGAGGCCTTTGAAATTGAGTTTTCTCGTTCGGATGGTCAGGCCTATGCCATATTGGCTATTAGAGCAGAGCAACTATTGCCGCTATATTACGAGCCTGTGGAGCTAGCTGCCGCTAGCTAA